The following are encoded in a window of Lacinutrix sp. WUR7 genomic DNA:
- a CDS encoding CoA pyrophosphatase, which yields MNFNQFLKATSKISNLALPAEASQFKMSPPFREALLKEQQGKIKNAKQSAVFALFYPDSLQETKFVLILRKTYKGVHSAQVGFPGGKVEEEDSDLKHTALRETEEEIGVPMHTIETLKALTQVYIPPSNFYVQPFIGYSNTTPHFVKQESEVEAIIEVSLAHFLDERNVITKTVSTSYEEDVDVPAFQLNNHVVWGATAMMLSEIKDLLKLVL from the coding sequence ATGAATTTTAATCAGTTTTTAAAAGCAACATCAAAAATAAGCAATTTAGCACTTCCAGCCGAAGCATCGCAATTTAAAATGTCGCCTCCTTTTAGAGAAGCACTTTTAAAGGAGCAACAAGGCAAAATAAAAAACGCGAAACAATCTGCCGTTTTTGCATTGTTTTATCCGGATTCACTACAAGAAACAAAGTTTGTTTTAATTTTAAGAAAAACCTATAAAGGGGTCCATTCTGCGCAAGTAGGTTTTCCTGGGGGTAAAGTAGAAGAGGAAGATAGTGATTTGAAGCACACCGCTTTACGGGAAACTGAAGAAGAAATTGGAGTACCAATGCATACTATTGAAACCCTAAAGGCTTTAACACAAGTGTATATTCCGCCAAGTAACTTTTATGTGCAGCCTTTTATTGGTTATAGTAATACGACACCTCATTTTGTTAAGCAAGAAAGTGAAGTGGAGGCTATCATAGAAGTATCTCTTGCTCATTTTTTAGATGAGCGAAATGTGATAACCAAAACGGTTTCAACGTCTTATGAAGAAGATGTGGATGTTCCAGCTTTCCAGCTTAATAATCATGTGGTTTGGGGGGCAACGGCAATGATGCTAAGCGAAATTAAAGACTTGTTAAAACTAGTCTTGTAA
- a CDS encoding trimeric intracellular cation channel family protein — MFYIIDILGTIAFAISGVLIAMNKRMDPFGILIIAFVTAVGGGTLRDILIGQTPVAWMTNMTFTYVILVTTFLTILFRSKINYLRTSLFLFDTIGIGLYTVVGIEKGLSAGLHPIICIALGTISACFGGVIRDILCNEIPVIFRKEIYATACILGGLTYFLIRKFPIENDFVFVIAGVVVMIVRLIAVKFKISLPNLYKKQSEAI, encoded by the coding sequence ATGTTTTATATCATCGATATTTTAGGAACCATTGCCTTTGCTATTTCTGGAGTTCTAATCGCTATGAACAAAAGAATGGATCCTTTTGGGATTCTTATCATTGCATTTGTAACCGCAGTAGGAGGAGGTACTTTACGTGATATTCTTATTGGGCAAACACCAGTTGCTTGGATGACCAATATGACCTTTACCTATGTGATATTGGTTACTACCTTTTTGACGATACTTTTTAGAAGTAAGATTAATTACTTAAGAACATCGTTGTTTTTATTTGATACTATTGGAATTGGTTTGTATACCGTTGTTGGAATAGAAAAAGGACTTTCGGCAGGACTACATCCTATAATTTGTATTGCGCTTGGTACTATTTCTGCATGTTTTGGAGGAGTTATACGAGATATTTTATGTAATGAAATTCCTGTAATTTTTAGAAAAGAGATTTATGCCACGGCTTGTATTCTTGGAGGACTTACTTATTTTTTAATACGAAAATTTCCAATAGAGAATGATTTTGTTTTTGTTATCGCAGGAGTAGTTGTTATGATAGTAAGGCTAATTGCGGTTAAATTTAAAATTAGTTTACCTAACTTATATAAAAAACAGTCGGAGGCTATTTAG
- a CDS encoding RNA polymerase sigma factor encodes MNKELEHSFVEQLEKHQNIVHKVCRLYTNNQDAHNDLFQEITIQLWRAFPKFRGDAKFSTWMYRVGLNTAITLYRKSKRRVSTQDFDAIQFKIKADEYDDTEEEQLKLLYKAVHQLNDIEKALVFLYLEDKNYREISETMGISEVNARVKMNRVKNKLRTILNP; translated from the coding sequence TTGAATAAAGAGTTAGAACATAGTTTTGTAGAGCAACTTGAAAAACATCAAAACATTGTACATAAAGTTTGTAGGTTATATACCAACAATCAAGATGCACATAATGATTTGTTTCAAGAAATAACCATACAGCTTTGGCGTGCATTCCCTAAATTTAGAGGTGACGCTAAATTTAGTACATGGATGTATCGCGTTGGACTAAACACTGCAATTACACTGTATAGAAAAAGTAAACGCAGAGTAAGCACACAAGACTTTGACGCTATACAGTTTAAAATTAAGGCCGATGAGTATGATGATACAGAAGAAGAACAATTAAAGCTACTATACAAAGCGGTGCACCAATTAAACGACATTGAAAAAGCACTTGTCTTTTTATACTTAGAAGACAAAAACTACAGAGAAATTAGTGAAACAATGGGAATTAGTGAAGTAAATGCAAGAGTGAAAATGAATAGAGTGAAAAACAAATTAAGAACCATTTTAAATCCGTAA
- a CDS encoding DUF4129 domain-containing protein: MQLTKILLCFLLISSWAFCQQDTLNVQYDDSKLTEQQIHKEDLNKYKNDKNFNYTETVPTENFLNKIIRWFKNIITKIFEWIFGVGNATGILKFIFEVVPYLLLAFLIFLLLKFFLKINSKNIITGKQNQATVAFTEEEQIIKNEDILALIHEAVQQQNYRLAIRYYYLLSLKKLTEGNIISWEQQKTNEDYLSEIKTKSLQSGFADITKIYDYVWYGEFEVDALRFEKLKSPFETLHKNIKP, encoded by the coding sequence ATGCAGCTCACTAAAATACTTCTTTGTTTTTTACTTATTTCCTCTTGGGCTTTTTGCCAACAAGACACGTTAAACGTGCAATATGATGACTCTAAATTAACGGAGCAGCAAATCCATAAAGAAGATTTAAACAAATATAAAAACGACAAAAATTTTAATTATACAGAAACCGTTCCAACAGAAAACTTTTTAAATAAGATAATTCGATGGTTTAAAAATATAATAACTAAAATTTTTGAATGGATTTTTGGTGTTGGTAATGCTACCGGAATTTTAAAATTTATATTTGAAGTAGTTCCGTATCTACTTCTAGCCTTCCTTATTTTTTTACTACTAAAATTCTTTTTAAAAATAAACTCAAAAAATATCATTACTGGTAAACAGAATCAAGCGACTGTAGCATTTACAGAAGAGGAACAAATCATTAAAAACGAAGATATACTTGCGTTAATTCATGAAGCAGTACAGCAACAAAATTACCGATTAGCAATTCGGTATTACTATTTATTATCTCTTAAAAAATTAACCGAAGGCAACATTATCTCGTGGGAGCAACAAAAAACCAATGAAGATTACCTTTCAGAAATTAAAACTAAAAGTTTACAATCTGGATTTGCCGACATTACCAAAATCTATGATTATGTTTGGTATGGTGAATTTGAAGTAGATGCCTTACGATTTGAAAAACTAAAATCCCCATTTGAAACACTTCATAAAAACATTAAACCTTGA
- a CDS encoding peptidylprolyl isomerase codes for MRLILLCVMCFLFLNCEDKKTDTKKPSKIVQNTSEEKKVAKKDSVIEPVREFPLLTDENAMEFFLEYEKHNKENKVRISTHFGDIDILLYDKTKFHRANFIFLTKQGYFDNTQFYRIVNNFIIQGGNTDDPKVKRKRKKIGKYLLPTDTKRGYKHDRGSLSMPSGAIENPYKLASPYQFFIVQKKDGAYHLDGDYTIFGKVIRGMDVVDEIAKQETDNAEWPLHNVYITKVEIIE; via the coding sequence ATGCGACTTATATTATTATGTGTTATGTGTTTCCTTTTTCTGAATTGTGAAGATAAAAAAACAGATACAAAGAAGCCTTCAAAAATAGTTCAAAATACTTCCGAAGAAAAAAAAGTCGCTAAAAAAGATTCTGTAATAGAACCCGTAAGAGAGTTTCCGCTGCTAACAGATGAGAATGCTATGGAGTTCTTTTTAGAATATGAAAAGCATAACAAAGAAAATAAAGTTAGAATCTCTACCCATTTTGGAGATATAGACATCCTACTCTATGATAAAACGAAATTTCATCGTGCAAATTTCATCTTTCTAACCAAACAAGGCTATTTTGATAACACACAGTTTTACCGAATTGTAAATAACTTCATCATTCAAGGTGGTAACACTGATGATCCTAAAGTAAAACGAAAAAGAAAAAAAATAGGTAAATATTTGCTTCCAACAGATACTAAACGCGGATACAAACATGACCGAGGATCTTTAAGCATGCCAAGCGGAGCCATTGAAAACCCGTATAAACTAGCTTCTCCATATCAGTTTTTTATTGTTCAGAAAAAAGATGGCGCATATCACTTAGATGGCGATTATACCATTTTCGGAAAAGTTATTCGCGGCATGGATGTCGTAGATGAAATAGCAAAACAAGAAACCGACAATGCAGAATGGCCTTTACACAATGTATATATTACAAAGGTAGAAATTATCGAGTAG
- a CDS encoding stage II sporulation protein M, protein MREAAFVKQNKDKWLKFERVLSNNIYINPDELSDLYIEITDHLSYANTFYSNSNTERYLNQLASQAHQKIYKTKKESKNRIISFFKSEFPIMFYQHLRELLIAFLVFALFVIVGAYSAANEGDFVRSFLGDSYVNMTLQNIEKGDPMAVYKEQGEFNMFLGITLNNIKVALMAFAYGLLLGLGSLYIMLQNGIMLGSFQYFFYEQGLLWESARTIWIHGTIEISVIIIAGCGGLVLGNGMLFPGTYTRLESFKRGVKNGLKILISTIPFFIIAGFLEGFVTRHTEMPDWLAIFIISSSLALIVFYYVIYPIKLHRRKHLKDTLEKQLNTLKQV, encoded by the coding sequence ATGCGTGAAGCTGCTTTCGTGAAGCAAAATAAAGATAAATGGTTAAAGTTTGAAAGGGTTCTTTCAAATAATATATATATTAATCCAGATGAGTTATCAGATTTGTATATAGAAATCACAGATCATTTAAGTTATGCCAATACTTTTTACAGTAATAGCAATACAGAACGCTACTTAAATCAGTTAGCCTCACAAGCACATCAAAAGATTTATAAGACAAAAAAGGAATCTAAAAACCGCATTATTTCTTTTTTTAAATCCGAATTCCCCATCATGTTCTACCAACATCTTCGGGAACTTCTTATTGCTTTTTTAGTATTTGCTTTATTTGTTATTGTTGGCGCGTATTCTGCAGCGAACGAAGGGGATTTTGTGCGTTCTTTTTTAGGTGATAGTTACGTAAACATGACCCTTCAAAATATTGAAAAAGGAGATCCAATGGCTGTATATAAGGAACAAGGTGAGTTTAATATGTTTTTAGGAATTACCTTAAACAATATTAAAGTAGCACTCATGGCATTTGCTTATGGCTTATTATTAGGCCTGGGGTCTTTATATATTATGTTGCAAAACGGAATCATGCTTGGTAGTTTTCAATATTTCTTTTATGAACAAGGCCTACTTTGGGAATCTGCTAGAACCATATGGATTCATGGCACAATAGAAATTTCTGTTATCATTATTGCTGGTTGCGGAGGATTAGTTTTAGGAAACGGCATGCTCTTTCCTGGAACATACACCAGACTAGAATCATTTAAACGTGGTGTAAAAAACGGTTTAAAGATTTTAATAAGTACTATCCCCTTTTTTATTATTGCTGGATTTTTGGAAGGCTTTGTAACCAGACACACCGAAATGCCAGATTGGCTAGCGATATTTATTATTTCTAGTTCTTTAGCATTAATAGTATTTTACTACGTAATTTACCCAATAAAATTACATAGACGAAAACACTTAAAAGATACTCTAGAAAAACAACTAAACACTTTAAAACAAGTATGA
- a CDS encoding SRPBCC family protein — protein sequence MKYTTEIVIKIPLEKFIVIFLNADNMKHWQKDLVSFEHVSGTPGTVGNTMKLNYTINKRKMELIETITHMNLPHEISISYETKGMRNTQKNSFQKTPEGHTKWINKNEFSPTTFLFRMMLLLMPRAFKKQSEKYLADFKKFAENKTYIQNA from the coding sequence ATGAAATACACCACAGAAATTGTTATTAAAATTCCTTTAGAAAAATTTATTGTAATTTTTCTAAATGCCGATAACATGAAACATTGGCAAAAAGACCTTGTAAGCTTTGAACATGTTTCTGGCACACCAGGTACTGTTGGTAATACAATGAAACTAAATTACACCATAAACAAACGTAAGATGGAACTTATTGAAACCATTACGCACATGAATTTACCTCATGAGATTTCTATTTCTTACGAAACAAAAGGAATGCGTAACACACAAAAAAACAGTTTTCAAAAAACGCCGGAGGGCCACACGAAGTGGATAAATAAAAACGAGTTTTCACCAACCACATTTCTATTTAGAATGATGCTATTATTAATGCCTAGAGCATTTAAAAAACAATCTGAAAAATATTTAGCAGACTTTAAAAAATTTGCAGAAAACAAAACATATATCCAAAATGCGTAA
- a CDS encoding NAD(P)/FAD-dependent oxidoreductase has translation MNIPESKNLRIVIVGGGFAGVKLAKSLKNKKVQVVLIDKRNYHTFQPLLYQVSSAGLEPDSIAYPLRKIIKKHENAFFRYAEVEQIFPETKSIQTNIGNLSYDYLVIATGTKTNYFGNAAVKKYSMAMKTIPQALDIRSLMLQNLEKAAISSSDSDRKSFLNFVIVGGGPTGVELAGAIAELKNNILPRDYRDLNPKDMNIHLLEGNSRVLPPMSEHASKKAEKFLLDLGVQVHCNTFVTDYDGKTVKTNSDLKLESETLIWAAGVTGRPIQGLKADVLTERVNRYLVNTYNQINGYASIFALGDIALMKTVDYPNGHPQVAQPAIQQGELLGKNLMNLINGKPLKEFVYKDKGSMATIGRNKAVVDLKRFKFGGFFAWFVWMFVHLMSLVGFRNRVIVFFNWGYNYINFDKAARLIIRPFKRVD, from the coding sequence ATGAATATTCCTGAGTCAAAAAACCTTAGAATTGTTATTGTTGGTGGTGGCTTTGCTGGAGTTAAACTAGCTAAGTCTTTAAAAAATAAAAAAGTACAAGTCGTTTTAATAGATAAGCGTAATTACCATACTTTTCAGCCTTTATTATATCAAGTGTCTAGTGCCGGATTAGAGCCAGATTCTATTGCATATCCTTTACGGAAAATTATTAAGAAACATGAAAATGCTTTTTTTAGGTACGCCGAAGTAGAACAGATTTTTCCGGAAACGAAATCTATTCAAACCAATATTGGAAATTTGAGCTATGATTATTTGGTGATTGCTACTGGTACCAAAACAAATTATTTTGGTAACGCTGCTGTTAAAAAATATAGTATGGCCATGAAAACCATTCCGCAAGCTTTAGATATTAGAAGTTTAATGCTTCAAAATTTAGAAAAAGCGGCTATTTCTAGTTCCGATAGTGATAGAAAATCTTTTTTAAACTTTGTTATTGTTGGTGGTGGACCAACAGGAGTAGAGTTAGCTGGTGCAATTGCGGAGCTTAAAAACAACATTCTTCCTAGAGATTACAGAGATCTAAATCCTAAGGATATGAATATTCATCTGTTAGAAGGTAATTCAAGAGTATTGCCACCAATGAGTGAGCATGCTTCTAAAAAGGCGGAAAAGTTTTTACTGGATCTTGGCGTGCAGGTGCATTGCAACACTTTTGTGACGGATTATGATGGAAAAACAGTGAAGACAAATTCAGATTTGAAATTAGAATCGGAAACATTAATTTGGGCTGCAGGTGTCACAGGAAGACCTATTCAAGGATTAAAAGCAGATGTGCTAACCGAACGCGTAAATCGTTACTTGGTAAATACCTATAATCAAATTAATGGCTATGCATCTATTTTTGCTTTAGGGGATATTGCCTTAATGAAAACCGTAGACTATCCTAATGGACATCCTCAGGTTGCGCAACCAGCAATTCAGCAAGGCGAACTTCTTGGTAAGAATTTAATGAATCTTATAAATGGTAAACCTCTAAAAGAATTTGTATATAAGGATAAAGGTTCTATGGCTACTATTGGAAGGAATAAAGCGGTTGTGGATTTAAAACGTTTTAAGTTTGGCGGATTTTTCGCTTGGTTTGTTTGGATGTTTGTTCACCTGATGTCTTTGGTAGGGTTTAGAAATAGAGTGATTGTTTTTTTTAATTGGGGGTATAATTATATTAACTTTGATAAAGCGGCTAGATTAATTATTAGACCATTTAAAAGGGTAGATTAA
- a CDS encoding RDD family protein, protein MEEFQIETAQNVVINQNVANIGDRMLGYLIDSFVIFLYLMLVILLLISLDLDMGDLWALYLLVSLPAFLYYVLLETFWDGKTIGKYAMKTRVVKLDGSKAGFSNYFVRWILRLVDVVLTSGGVAVFTILIRGNGQRVGDIAAGTTVISEKRNISLEDTILKDLESNYVPKYSQVTIFTDTEMETIKNMYENAKRNGQHHVIIQLFDRIVNVMQVIPTEKPIDFVEIVIKDYNYYTQTM, encoded by the coding sequence ATGGAAGAATTTCAAATTGAAACGGCTCAAAATGTTGTTATAAATCAAAACGTTGCAAATATAGGCGATAGAATGCTGGGTTATCTTATTGATAGTTTTGTGATTTTCTTGTATTTAATGCTTGTAATCCTGCTTTTAATAAGTTTGGATTTGGATATGGGCGATTTATGGGCCTTATATTTATTAGTATCTTTACCCGCTTTTCTATATTATGTGCTGTTGGAAACTTTTTGGGACGGAAAAACCATCGGGAAGTACGCTATGAAAACACGTGTGGTGAAACTAGACGGTTCAAAAGCAGGCTTTTCTAATTATTTTGTACGATGGATTTTACGTCTTGTTGATGTCGTTTTAACTTCTGGAGGAGTAGCAGTATTTACTATTTTAATAAGAGGTAATGGACAACGAGTAGGAGATATTGCAGCTGGGACGACAGTAATTAGTGAAAAGCGTAACATAAGTTTAGAGGACACTATTTTAAAAGACTTGGAATCTAATTATGTGCCTAAATATAGCCAGGTAACCATTTTTACCGATACGGAAATGGAGACCATTAAAAATATGTATGAAAATGCAAAACGCAACGGACAGCATCATGTTATTATACAATTATTTGATAGAATTGTGAATGTAATGCAAGTAATTCCAACAGAAAAACCAATTGATTTTGTGGAGATTGTTATTAAAGACTATAATTATTATACGCAAACCATGTAA
- a CDS encoding 1-acyl-sn-glycerol-3-phosphate acyltransferase has translation MGLFDKNPFGHNLFIKKWLIRILGAISHRRFRGFNELQIEGSEIIKKLPDTNVLFISNHQTYFADVVAMFHVFNASLSDRDDSIKNIGYLWNPKLNLYYVAAKETMSAGLLPKILAYVGSISIERTWRAKGENINRQVKMSDISNISKALDDGWVITFPQGTTTPFKPIRKGTAHIIKKYKPIVVPIVIDGFRRSFDKKGLRIKKKNIMQSFEIKEPLHIDYENESIASIVEKIEYAIEQHPSFLKVIPQKELALQEELNKKRKWKVKE, from the coding sequence ATGGGTTTATTTGATAAAAATCCTTTTGGTCATAATCTTTTTATTAAAAAATGGCTGATTCGTATTTTAGGAGCGATTTCACATAGACGATTTCGTGGATTTAATGAACTGCAAATTGAAGGTTCCGAGATTATTAAAAAACTTCCAGATACAAACGTTTTGTTTATTTCTAACCACCAAACCTATTTTGCAGATGTAGTTGCAATGTTTCATGTATTTAACGCGAGTTTAAGTGATCGAGACGATTCTATAAAAAATATTGGATACCTATGGAATCCTAAATTGAATTTATATTATGTAGCTGCAAAAGAAACCATGAGTGCTGGTTTGTTGCCTAAAATATTAGCTTATGTTGGTTCTATTAGTATAGAACGTACCTGGAGAGCTAAAGGCGAAAATATAAACAGACAAGTAAAAATGAGTGATATCTCTAATATTAGTAAAGCATTAGATGATGGTTGGGTTATTACTTTTCCGCAAGGAACAACAACGCCTTTTAAGCCTATTAGAAAAGGTACAGCACATATTATTAAGAAATACAAACCTATTGTTGTGCCAATAGTGATTGATGGTTTTAGACGTAGCTTTGATAAGAAAGGATTACGTATTAAAAAGAAAAATATCATGCAGTCTTTTGAAATCAAAGAACCTTTACATATTGATTATGAAAACGAGAGCATTGCAAGTATTGTTGAAAAAATAGAATATGCTATAGAGCAACATCCTTCCTTCTTAAAAGTTATACCACAAAAAGAACTTGCTTTACAAGAAGAGCTTAATAAGAAACGTAAATGGAAAGTTAAGGAGTAA
- a CDS encoding M3 family metallopeptidase translates to MKKPQPLQYIKAIGIFALITFTNCKQEEKQDPTKMSENILTQEWTGPYQGVPAFDKMKVTDIKEAIEFGMTESLADIDEIANNTEAPTFTNTIAALEASGKTLDRVFNYYGILSSNMSSPAFRSIQAELAPELSEYSSKITQNEKLFQRIKAVYDASQVTPLEPQEQRVVDLTYKKYEMNGANLDPAKKERYAAINKELSSLYNTFSDNVLHDEENYVTYLNADQLDGLSEGFIKSAAKIATDKGQDGKYAITNTRSSMDPFLTYATNRALRKQVWEHYYSRGDNGDEFDNNAIIAQILKLRKERVALMGYTNYAEWRLQDRMAKTPENAMNLMMAVWPAAIARVAEEVADMQTVANDNGDNITIEPWDYRFYAEKVRKKKYDLDSDEVKQYLQLDKLTEALFFTAEKLFNYKFTTVKEGTVPVFQEDVHVWEVTDKDSGKHIGLWYLDPFAREGKRSGAWATTYRSYTNFEGETNVLASNNSNFVKPAPGEAVLVSWDDATTFFHEFGHALHFFSSNVKYPTLNGGVRDYTEFQSQLLERWLSTDQVINKFLVHYKTGAPIPASLVTKIKKAATFNQGFGTTEYLASALIDMKLHLADPTDIDIDAFERETLAELKMPKELPMRHRTPHFGHVFSGEGYATAYYGYMWADVLTSDASEAFAEAPDGFYDKETADKLVKYLFAPRNAMDPAEAYRLFRGRDAKIEALMKDRGFPITE, encoded by the coding sequence ATGAAAAAACCCCAACCTTTGCAATACATAAAAGCAATAGGCATCTTCGCTTTAATTACGTTTACCAATTGCAAACAAGAAGAAAAACAAGACCCTACAAAAATGAGCGAAAATATATTAACACAAGAATGGACTGGTCCGTATCAAGGCGTTCCCGCTTTCGATAAAATGAAAGTTACAGACATTAAAGAAGCTATAGAATTTGGGATGACCGAAAGCCTAGCAGATATTGACGAAATAGCAAATAATACCGAAGCACCAACCTTCACCAATACCATTGCTGCTTTAGAAGCTTCCGGAAAAACATTAGATAGAGTGTTTAACTACTACGGCATTTTAAGTAGTAATATGTCTTCGCCAGCATTTAGAAGTATTCAAGCAGAATTAGCTCCGGAATTATCGGAATACAGTTCTAAAATAACACAAAACGAAAAACTTTTCCAACGTATTAAAGCCGTTTATGATGCATCGCAAGTAACACCATTAGAACCACAAGAACAACGTGTTGTAGATCTTACTTATAAAAAGTATGAGATGAATGGCGCCAACCTAGATCCTGCAAAAAAAGAACGTTACGCAGCTATTAACAAAGAACTTTCGTCTTTATACAATACGTTTTCAGACAACGTTTTGCATGACGAAGAGAATTATGTGACCTATTTAAATGCAGATCAATTAGATGGTTTATCGGAAGGTTTTATAAAATCCGCAGCAAAAATAGCTACAGATAAAGGGCAAGATGGTAAATACGCCATTACAAACACAAGATCTTCTATGGATCCTTTTCTTACCTACGCTACCAATCGTGCATTGCGTAAGCAGGTTTGGGAACACTATTATTCTAGAGGAGATAACGGAGACGAGTTTGACAACAATGCTATTATAGCACAAATATTAAAATTACGTAAAGAGCGTGTCGCTTTAATGGGATATACCAATTATGCGGAATGGCGTTTACAAGATAGAATGGCAAAAACGCCAGAAAACGCTATGAATTTAATGATGGCTGTTTGGCCTGCTGCAATTGCTAGAGTTGCAGAAGAGGTTGCAGATATGCAAACCGTTGCCAATGATAATGGAGATAACATTACAATAGAACCTTGGGATTATCGCTTTTATGCTGAAAAAGTAAGAAAAAAGAAATACGATCTGGATAGTGATGAAGTAAAACAATATTTACAATTAGATAAATTAACGGAAGCATTATTCTTTACTGCCGAAAAGTTATTTAACTATAAATTCACTACTGTTAAAGAAGGTACTGTTCCTGTATTTCAGGAAGATGTACATGTTTGGGAGGTTACCGACAAAGACTCAGGAAAACATATTGGCCTATGGTATTTAGATCCTTTTGCGCGTGAAGGAAAACGCTCTGGTGCTTGGGCTACAACCTACAGGAGCTATACTAATTTTGAAGGCGAAACCAATGTACTTGCATCTAACAATTCTAACTTTGTAAAACCTGCGCCAGGAGAAGCTGTGCTTGTTTCGTGGGATGATGCTACTACATTCTTTCATGAATTCGGACATGCATTACACTTCTTTTCTTCTAACGTAAAATACCCTACTTTAAACGGAGGCGTTAGAGATTATACCGAGTTCCAATCGCAATTATTAGAACGTTGGCTATCTACAGATCAAGTCATTAATAAGTTTCTAGTCCACTATAAAACAGGAGCACCTATTCCTGCGTCTTTAGTTACAAAAATTAAAAAAGCGGCTACCTTTAATCAAGGATTTGGTACCACAGAATATTTAGCTTCTGCTCTAATAGATATGAAATTACATCTTGCAGATCCAACAGATATAGATATTGATGCTTTTGAAAGAGAAACTTTGGCGGAATTAAAAATGCCTAAAGAATTACCAATGCGTCATAGAACACCACACTTCGGACATGTTTTTTCTGGGGAAGGATATGCAACCGCGTATTATGGTTATATGTGGGCAGATGTTTTAACTAGCGATGCTTCGGAAGCTTTTGCGGAAGCTCCTGATGGTTTTTACGATAAAGAAACAGCAGACAAACTAGTGAAATATTTATTTGCTCCTAGAAATGCTATGGATCCTGCGGAAGCATATCGATTATTTAGAGGTCGTGATGCTAAAATTGAAGCATTAATGAAAGACAGAGGTTTTCCTATTACGGAATAA